In one window of Oncorhynchus keta strain PuntledgeMale-10-30-2019 unplaced genomic scaffold, Oket_V2 Un_contig_3943_pilon_pilon, whole genome shotgun sequence DNA:
- the LOC127924332 gene encoding zinc finger protein 91-like isoform X1 yields MKIKMRKRSHNPQLANLRSHHSSRRPVHQGHLIKELWTLSQPQTHALCVGGFTRTSSLVRHMSSHSKERPFRCVNCGKRFKYSYDFRKHQGELCQKVTQGDLCQDVDQNMAQQKSGLEPEKVFLATAENRTQVDSKTCCVCGKILTCTSQMERHLKSHSKARPFHCAICERSFKYKDSLKKHQEILGHEGILEDLGQSVDHQQVEVNTESCSSPLTTKENDTELLIKAFTPAPTAKEHACTVCGKILDCASHLATHMRSHSEERPYQCVNCEQRFKYKQSLNQHQRYICKVNREESSQMVDQHQEEESSELVAVNADTPETSTSRLQLVHWCKKCGKCFDDICNLKQHQESSCKEEKIKVVFQCEKRKVVFKCDDCGKDFKGSSSLRTHKRIHNPFYCSDCGRVLPNSIALDRHKLMQHKEIQCTMCEKTFTLLGRLREHYLHQHKFTGPYPCSQCEKTFTQLSYLVIHERVHSGEYLYQCSVCQAKFNSANSLTIHSRKHTGEKPFLCWQCGKSFKAAGELSVHMGTHSEERPFSCSQCDMSYRTKLQMNSHIEQVHEGVRYPCTICGKQFYKAVSLKRHELTHTGERPFPCSYCTKPSSLPMKKGCMKDTILVRDHTNVKTVESLSFSQVT; encoded by the coding sequence ATGAAGATAAAAATGAGGAAGAGATCCCACAACCCTCAACTAGCAAACCTCAGATCCCATCACTCCTCAAGACGCCCTGTCCACCAGGGCCATCTCATCAAGGAACTCTGGACACTATCACAGCCACAAACACATGCTCTGTGTGTGGGAGGTTTTACTCGTACATCAAGCTTAGTGAGGCACATGAGCTCCCACTCAAAAGAGCGTCCATTTAGGTGTGTCAATTGTGGTAAGAGATTCAAGTATTCATACGATTTTAGAAAACATCAGGGAGAATTGTGTCAGAAAGTGACCCAGGGAGATTTGTGTCAGGATGTTGATCAGAACATGGCACAACAAAAGAGTGGCCTGGAACCAGAGAAGGTTTTTCTTGCCACTGCAGAGAATCGCACCCAGGTAGATTCCAAAacctgttgtgtgtgtggtaAGATTTTGACTTGTACCTCACAGATGGAAAGGCACTTGAAATCTCACTCAAAGGCACGTCCCTTTCATTGTGCTATTTGTGAGAGAAGCTTTAAGTACAAAGACTCTTTGAAGAAACATCAGGAAATCCTTGGCCACGAGGGCATCCTAGAAGACTTGGGTCAGAGTGTGGACCATCAACAAGTGGAAGTTAACACAGAGAGTTGCAGCAGTCCTCTCACTACCAAGGAAAATGACACTGAGCTCCTTATCAAGGCTTTTACTCCAGCTCCAACTGCCAAAGAACACGCATGCACTGTGTGTGGGAAGATTTTGGACTGTGCTTCTCATTTAGCTACTCATATGAGATCCCATTCAGAAGAGCGTCCTTACCAATGTGTCAACTGTGAGCAGCGTTTTAAGTACAAGCAAAGTTTGAATCAACACCAGAGATATATCTGTAAGGTGAACCGAGAAGAGTCCTCTCAGATGGTAGACCAGCACCAAGAGGAGGAGTCTAGTGAACTGGTGGCTGTTAATGCTGATACCCCAGAGACATCTACCAGTCGACTACAACTGGTTCACTGGTGTAAAAAATGTGGAAAGTGTTTCGATGACATCTGTAATTTGAAGCAACACCAGGAAAGTTCATGCAAAGAGGAAAAAATAAAGGTGGTCTTCCAATGTGAAAAAAGAAAGGTGGTCTTCAAATGTGATGATTGTGGGAAGGACTTCAAAGGTTCTTCATCCCTAAGGACACACAAGCGAATTCACAACCCATTCTATTGCTCTGATTGTGGAAGGGTCCTACCAAACTCCATTGCCCTTGACAGACACAAGCTGATGCAACACAAGGAAATCCAGTGTACCATGTGTGAGAAGACCTTTACCCTGTTGGGGCGTCTGAGAGAACACTATCTGCATCAACATAAATTCACAGGACCATACCCCTGCTCTCAATGTGAGAAAACCTTCACTCAGTTATCATACCTTGTCATCCACGAGAGGGTTCATTCAGGAGAGTACCTGTACCAGTGTTCTGTTTGTCAAGCAAAGTTTAATTCAGCAAATTCTCTAACGATACACAGTAGGAagcacacaggagaaaagccgtTCCTGTGCTGGCAGTGTGGAAAGAGCTTCAAGGCTGCTGGAGAACTGTCGGTGCATATGGGGACCCACTCAGAGGAGAGACCATTTTCCTGTTCGCAGTGTGACATGTCCTACAGAACAAAACTTCAGATGAATTCACACATTGAACAAGTTCATGAGGGGGTGAGATACCCTTGTACAATCTGTGGAAAGCAGTTTTACAAAGCAGTGTCGTTAAAAAGACACGAACTCACTCACACAGGAGAAAGACCATTTCCATGCTCCTATTGCACAAAACCTTCATCACTGCCAATGAAAAAAGGCTGCATGAAAGATACCATACTGGTGAGAGACCATACAAATGTCAAGACTGTGGAAAGTCTTTCATTCAGTCAGGTTACCTGA
- the LOC127924317 gene encoding uncharacterized protein LOC127924317, producing the protein MQCQNPSENAMWQVVQRGDVQDYGMLEEFVTMVTEIVPELLSCSQRAQLILGLRARMVLELCRTEQTADQDIQQHLARIRSLISTGEAESSDAEVELSESKFVELVESLLKDPSERENFYQDVFPVEFGPKYDTAIQMLMLEFLSRLEKLLPLPDLEQTASLLSAVPSALEKCVQFVPDPIQLRTLLQYHRKLGHLDSIGTPSSFGDYILSSLSLPPHVRVVTATEVDSLSECLARVEGKGLVEGTIENNGGLLAPDEDQRDSFTEKEPAMNRKPVSVETDNQAVTGIHVQTSKQSKRLQIKKIRSKVQKPCKTDSSERAIQQPSSSKVHTSLRKSCKEAHSGRHALTVGGLLLEPRPLEGTSEATLKIMIIGLSASNVQ; encoded by the exons ATGCAATGTCAAAATCCCAGCGAAAATG CCATGTGGCAAGTGGTTCAACGAGGAGACGTTCAAGATTATGGGATGCTGGAAGAGTTTGTCACCATGGTTACAGAGATTGTGCCAGAGCTTTTGAGTTGCAGTCAGAGGGCCCAACTCATTCTGGGGCTTCGAGCAAGG ATGGTTCTGGAGTTGTGTCGCACTGAGCAGACAGCAGACCAAGACATTCAGCAACACCTGGCCAGGATCCGAAGCCTCATATCCACTGGGGAAGCAGAG TCAAGTGATGCCGAGGTGGAATTATCTGAATCAAAGTTTGTGGAGCTGGTTGAATCTCTGCTGAAAGACCCAAGTGAAAGGGAGAACTTCTACCAG GACGTGTTCCCTGTGGAATTTGGGCCCAAGTATGACACTGCAATACAGATGCTGATGTTAGAATTCCTTTCCAGACTGGAGAAGTTACTTCCCCTACCAGACCTTGAACAG ACTGCCTCCTTGTTAAGTGCTGTCCCCTCTGCCCTGGAGAAATGTGTACAGTTTGTACCTGACCCCATACAATTGAGGACCCTGCTCCAGTACCACAGAAAACTTGGACATTTGGACTCCATCG GAACTCCATCGTCCTTTGGTGActacatcctctcctctctgtctctccctccacatgTACGTGTGGTGACTGCCACAGAAGTAGATTCACTATCAGAATGTTTGGCTAGAGTGGAAGGAAAAGGGTTGGTGGAGGGTACAATAGAGAACAATGGAGGACTACTTGCACCAGATGAAGATCAAAGAGACTCATTTACTGAGAAGGAGCCTGCTATGAATAGGAAGCCTGTAAGTGTGGAAACGGACAATCAAGCTGTCACCGGAATTCATGTTCAAACCTCAAAACAAAGCAAAAGGCTGCAGATTAAGAAAATACGGTCAAAAGTACAAAAGCCATGTAAAACGGATTCTTCCGAGCGTGCAATCCAACAGCCATCCTCCTCCAAGGTGCACACCTCCCTGAGGAAGTCATGCAAAGAGGCCCATTCAGGAAGACATGCCCTGACTGTGGGAGGACTTTTGCTCGAGCCACGTCCTTTAGAAGGCACCAGCGAAGCCACACTCAAGATCATGATTATAGGTTTAAGTGCCTCAAATGTGCAATAG
- the LOC127924332 gene encoding uncharacterized protein LOC127924332 isoform X2: MAESPDENGPPLLLPSLRLFIPPLRLVSAAMWQVVQRGDVQDYGMLEEFVTTLTDIVPELLSCRQRAQLILGLRARMVLELCRTEQTADQDIQQHLARIRSLISTGEAESSDAEVELSESNFVELVESLLKDPSERENFYQDVFPVEFGPKYDTAIQMLMLEFLSRLEKLLPLPDLEQTASLLSAVPSALEKCVQFVPDPIQLRTLLQYHRKLGHLDSIRTPSSFGDFILSSLSLPPYVRVVTAPDVDSDTQSESMNLEGMEARELLENRTKEIDVLVPADEVRRYIITEPDYGMDMESAVGENDNQAVTGLNLLRPSQLKRSKRLQIKDMCSKGRKPKTTGLANRQPSSSKGRPSPKNSCRRGPFNKTCEVCGKTFTRVAAMKRHQLTHTGDLKFKCHKCEKLFSDGQSLKRHQRRDCEKELNMLHEDKNEEEIPQPSTSKPQIPSLLKTPCPPGPSHQGTLDTITATNTCSVCGRFYSYIKLSEAHELPLKRASI; this comes from the exons ATGGCCGAGAGTCCTGACGAAAATG GTCCCCctcttcttcttccctctctgcGTCTCTTCATTCCACCACTGCGGCTTGTCTCTGCAGCCATGTGGCAAGTGGTTCAGCGAGGAGATGTTCAAGATTATGGGATGCTGGAGGAGTTTGTCACCACGTTGACCGACATTGTGCCAGAGCTTTTGAGTTGCCGTCAGAGGGCCCAACTCATTCTGGGGCTTCGAGCAAGG ATGGTTCTGGAGTTGTGTCGCACTGAGCAGACAGCCGACCAAGACATTCAGCAACACCTGGCCAGGATCCGAAGCCTCATATCCACTGGGGAAGCAGAG TCAAGTGATGCAGAGGTGGAATTATCTGAATCAAACTTTGTAGAGCTGGTTGAATCTCTGCTGAAAGACCCAAGTGAAAGGGAGAACTTTTACCAG GACGTGTTCCCTGTGGAATTTGGGCCCAAGTATGACACTGCAATACAGATGCTGATGTTAGAATTCCTTTCCAGACTGGAGAAGTTACTTCCCCTACCAGACCTTGAACAG ACTGCCTCCTTGTTAAGTGCTGTCCCCTCTGCCCTGGAGAAATGTGTACAGTTTGTACCTGACCCCATACAATTGAGGACCCTGCTCCAGTACCACAGAAAACTTGGACATTTGGACTCCATCC GAACTCCATCGTCCTTTGGTgacttcatcctctcctctctgtctcttcctccataTGTGCGAGTGGTGACTGCCCCAGATGTAGACTCAGATACACAATCAGAAAGCATGAATTTGGAGGGAATGGAAGCAAGAGAGTTGTTGGAGAATCGGACAAAGGAAATCGATGTACTAGTCCCAGCAGATGAAGTTAGAAGATACATAATTACTGAGCCAGATTACGGTATGGACATGGAGTCTGCCGTTGGGGAAAATGACAATCAAGCAGTCACTGGCTTGAATTTACTCAGACCATCACAATTAAAACGAAGCAAAAGGCTGCAGATTAAGGACATGTGTTCAAAAGGTAGAAAACCTAAAACAACTGGGCTTGCAaacagacagccatcatcctccAAGGGTCGGCCTTCCCCAAAGAATTCATGCAGAAGAGGTCCATTCAATAAGACATGTGAAGTGTGTGGGAAGACTTTCACTCGGGTTGCAGCCATGAAAAGGCATCAGCTAACCCACACTGGAGATCTCAAGTTTAAGTGCCACAAATGTGAAAAATTATTCTCGGATGGTCAAAGTCTGAAGAGACACCAGAGGCGAGATTGTGAAAAGGAGCTAAACATGTTGCATGAAGATAAAAATGAGGAAGAGATCCCACAACCCTCAACTAGCAAACCTCAGATCCCATCACTCCTCAAGACGCCCTGTCCACCAGGGCCATCTCATCAAGGAACTCTGGACACTATCACAGCCACAAACACATGCTCTGTGTGTGGGAGGTTTTACTCGTACATCAAGCTTAGTGAGGCACATGAGCTCCCACTCAAAAGAGCGTCCATTTAG